CAGTGCGCCGCAACTCCACAGCAGAGGTCGACGACAGCGCAAACAACTGTGCAGCCGCCGGTGCGCCCAACGAACCATCCTCGCGCACAGCAGATTCCGGCGCCTGCTCCACAATCGCATGAACATTGGTACCCGACAACCCATACGACGACACCGCCGCACGACGCGGACATTCGACTTGCGGCCATGCTGTGATCTCGTGTGGCACCGAGAGTTTGGTGTCGGTGCGGGCGAGCTGATCGGGCAGGCGGGTGAAGTGCAGGTTTGGCGGGATCGCGGCACGCTGCAAAGCGAGAACCGCTTTCACCAGCCCTAGAGTTCCAGATGCTGACTGGGTATGGCCGAGGTTGGTTTTCACCGAAGTGAGAGCGCAAGGAGCCTCGACGCCATATACCTCTGTCAAGCTTGTGTACTCGATTGCGTCGCCCTCGGGGCTTCCGGTGCCGTGTGCTTCGACCATGCCAACGCTAGCGGGGTCTACACCTGCGATCTGCAAGGCTTCCCGGTATACCGCGGTCTGCGCGCTCAGCGACGGCGTCGAGATATTCACCGTATGGCCGTCTTGGTTGGCTGCGGTGCCGCGTATCACCGCCAGGATGCGGTCACCGTCGCTGAGCGCGTCGGGCAAGCGCTTGAGCAACACCACCGCACTAGCTTCACCACATACGTACCCGTCCGCCGCAATGTCGAAGGCATGACAGCGACCCGTGGGAGATAGCTGGCCGTTCGCCGTCCCCGCAAGGAACTTTCGCGGTTCCAGCATCACGAACGCGCCGCCGGCGAACGCCATGTCGCTCTCCCCCACATCGAGGCTGCGGCACGCCATATGCACCGCAGTCAGGCCGGAAGAATCGGCGGTGTCAACGGTCACCGCCGGGCCACGAAGCCCCAGGGCGTAGGCGATCCGACCGGACGCCATGCTGAACAAATTGTCTTGAAAGCCGTACGGCCCCTCCATTTCAGGGGAGTCGGCCGTGACGAGTTGGTAATCGTAGTGAGTCAGTCCCACGAACACACCGGTGCGCGATTCGCGCATCCGCTCGGGACCGAGGCCGGCGTGCTCCATGGCCTCCCAGGAGTTCTCCAACAACAGCCGATGCTGCGGATCAAGCGCGATCGCCTCCCGCTCACTGATCCCGAAGAACTCCGGATCGAAGCCGGCAACATCATCGAGAAACGCCCCCCACTTCGACACCGACCGACCAGGCACCCCAGGCTCGGGATCGTAATACTCCTCGACGTCCCAACGATCTGGCGGAACCTCGGTCACCAGGTCATCGCCACGAAGCAACGCCTCCCACAACCGCTCCGGGCAATCGATACCCCCAGGAAGTCGACACGCCATACCAATGACAGCAACCGGAGTGACGGCTGTGCTGCTCGTACTGGCTGACGACTTCGCCGAGGCTGAACGGTGAGTTCGATCATCGATTGCGCCAGATGAATCCATTGCATCTCCTCACAGCAACGTCAAGTTCGCGCCATCGGTTGCTTGACTCACGACGTGGCGTTGCGCCCAACCGCGGGACCGCCTAGGTCTCCGTCATTTGGTGCCCACCGTATCAGGGCTTACTGGCACGTCACGAGGGTCGGGTGGTATCGGCGAAGCCGCCATTTACGCATGGATGGCATCCGGAGCTGCGCTGGCCGTTATCTAATCGTGACTTTGCTGCGCGCGCTGGACAAGCCTGTTCATCGACGTTTGCGGGTGGTTGACGTTAACCTCAGGCGGTGGTTGAAACGTCCCTCCCGGATCTGCTGCGCGAACACGCCAGTCTTCAGCCGGATGAGATCGCATTCACGTTCGTCGATTATGAGCAGGATTGGGCCGGCGTTCCCGAACGAGTGACATGGCCGCAGCTGTATCGGCGAGTGCGCAACGTTGCCCGTGAGCTTCGAGGCTGTGCAGCACCTGGTGATCGTGCGGTGATATTGGCCCCGCAGGGACTGGATTACATCCTGGCGTTCCTGGGGGCGTTACAGGCCGGGATCGTCGCGGTGCCGCTGTCGGTCCCGCTGGGCGGCGCCAGCGATGAGCGCGTCGATTCGGTGCTGCGCGATGCGTCACCCACGGCGGTTCTCACCACGTCCGCAGTCGTGGATCACGTCGTCCCACACGTCACCGCGCAGCCGTTGGAGCCGCGACCCTCGATCATCGAGATCGATTCGTTGGAACTGGACGCTCCGGTGCGAGCTGAGGACCCGGGCGATATCCAACAGACGACCGCGTATCTGCAATACACATCGGGATCCACCCGCCAACCCGCCGGCGTGATGATCTCCTATACCAACCTTCAGGCGAACTTCGAGCAATTGATGGCGGGTTATTTCGCGCACCGAGACGGTATTGCACCCTTCGACAGCACCATCGTGTCGTGGCTGCCCTTTTATCACGATATGGGTTTGGTTCTGGGAGTATGCGCACCGATTTTGGGCGGATACAGCGCTGTGCTCACCAGTCCGGTGGCTTTCCTGCAGCGCCCGGCCCGGTGGATGCAGTTGCTGGCCACCAACACTCACGCATTCTCGGCGGCGCCGAATTTCGCGTTCGAACTCGCCGCACGAAAGACCTCAGACGAGGACATGACCGGACTCGATCTGGGCAACGTGGAAACCATTCTCAGCGGAAGCGAACGCGTACACCCGGCCACACTGCAACGCTTCACCGAGCGGTTCGCCCGGTTCAACCTCCACGACTGGGTGGTCCGACCCTCATACGGACTTGCCGAATCCACCGTCTACGCCGCGACCAGCCGAGCGGGCCAAGCCCCCACCATCGTGGACTTCGAAACCGACAAACTCGCCGCAGGTCAGGCCAAACGCTGCACCAACGGCGGCGGCACACCACTGATCAGCTATCCGCTCACCCCATCGCCCACGGTGCGCATCGTCGATCCCGACACCCACACCGAATGCCCGCCGGCCACCACCGGCGAGATCTGGGTGCACGGCGACAACGTCGCGTTGGGCTATTGGCACAAACCAGAAGAGACCCAACGCACCTTCGGCGCCACCCTGATCAACCCGTCAGCAGGCACCCCGGCCGGACCGTGGCTGCGGACCGGGGATCTGGGCTTTGTCACCGAAGGAGACCTGTTCATCGTCGGCCGCATCAAAGACCTGTTGATCGTCTACGGGCGCAACCACTCTCCTGATGACATCGAAGCCACGATTCAGGAAATATCAGGCGGCCGGGTCGCCGCCATCGCGGTACCCGACAACGAAATCGAACAACTCGTCGTCATCGCCGAAGTCAAACGACGCGGCGACTCCGGCAACGAGGTGATGCACAAATTCGACACCCTCAAACGTGAAATCACCTCAGCGATCTCCCATACCCACGACCTCGCCGTCGCCGACGTAGTGCTGGTATCACCCGGCTCAATACCCATCACCACAAGCGGCAAAATACGACGAGCAACATGCATCGACCACTACCGAACCGGCCAATTCACCCGCCAAGACGCGTAAGTAGCACCGCGAGTAAAGGTTTCGCCGACAGAGCGCCTGCGATGGCGTTGTCGACTCTTATCTGCGAGCGAGCGCGCGGTCCGCAATTGCTTCGATAGCCGGCGCCAATTGTCGCGAGTACTCCGATGTCACGTGATTGCTGTCAAAGTAAACTAGCGTGTTGCCGACGATCACCAGGCAACGGTCGGGTGTGCAGAACAACTGTGTGAGGTCAACGTATTGCCCGCCACCGGCTTCGGTCGCGGTGGACTCGGCCGCGATGCCGGCCGGATTGACCACCGCCGACCTAGGCTCCGAGCACGCCATCGCGTCATCGAGGTGTCCAGACACGCAAATCGGAACGTCCGAGGGCGGGTCTGGGATGGGTCCGAGCACCAAAACGTCCGCACCCGTGTTGCGCAGCTGCCTCACCAGGCGTGTCAAGCTTTCTAGCCACGCCGGACTGTACGACGTGAAACCCGGCTGGAATCTGTTCCCCGCGCGATATCCCCGATACACACTCAGCACGACCAACCGAGGGTGCTCGGCGTGCAAGCGGTCAATGATCTGAGCGCGCCATTGCTCACATCGGGTGGCCAGGCGAAATAGTGGGTTGGCGAATGGCAGATCGAGCATTGGGCAGACCGCCTTGGCCATCGTCACCAACCGCCACGCCCGCTGCTCGGCGACTTGCTGGAAAGCCGGCCTCCACATCGCAGCATTCGAATCGCCGACCAGGGCGACCGTCGTCGAGGAGGCGGTCTCGCCCGTCGCGCATTCTGGTTGTCCGGATTGGAGAGCATTGCGCATGCAGCCGTTGAGGAAAATGGCGTTCAGTTGAGCTGCGGCATCGCTGAGTGGCGGGTCGAGGTTGGACGGTACGGCCTTCTGATGAGTGGCGGCCGCGAGTGCGGATTGCACTTGTGCGAACGAGTGCTGCACCGCCGCGTTGTAGGTGTCCACGTTGCCACCCGTGGGGGGAGGCGCGGCAGTGATGGTCAGCGGTGCCTGGGGCGCGCCGCGGCCGACCGGGACCGGAACCCATACCAGCAGCACTACGCACACAAGAGCGGCGGCTGCAGTGGCGGCGCCACCAAGCGCGAGACTGACGGCGGGGGACCGGCGTACCGGGGCGGCGAACCGCAAAGGGTTCTCGATGAGATGCAGGGTGAGCACCGCCAGTCCGGCGGAGACGGCGGCCGCCGCCAGCCTGCCCGCTAGCCCTAGCGGTTGGCCGAGCAGCAGTGGTGCGAACAGCAGCACCGGCCAGTGCCACAGGTACCACGAATACGACACTCGGCCGATCGCTCGCATCGGCGACACGGCTAGGAATGAACCGCATCCTCGAGAGGGTGCGGCGCAGCCGGCACCGATCACCAAAGCGGCGCCAAGGACGGGCATCAGCGCGGCAGCACCAGGGAACGGGGTGCTCGCGCTGAACAGGGTGCAGGACAGCAGGACGAGAGCCAGCCCTCCCCACCCCGCAATCGCGGCCGGTGTCGCGGATAGTCGGCCCCACTGGCTGGCCGTCAGCGCTACCAAGCCGCCGACGGCCAACTGCCAGGCTCGTGTGGGCAGCGAGAAGAAGGCCACAGCGGGGAGCACATACGTAATCGCCAGCGACATCGCAAACGATCCGGCCGCGACAAGAGACAGGACTATCAGAAATGGGACGTATGGACGCTTCGGTGGTGCGGCGTGAGTCCCCTTGCGTCGGCGCCGACGCCGTATGAGCCAGGCTGTCGCGATGATCATGGGCGGCCACACCAGGTAGAACTGTTCCTCGACGCCCAGAGACCAGTAGTGCTGGAACGGCGACTCCGGCATTATCGGTGCGAGGTAGTCGACGTTGTGTAGCGCGAACCAGTAGTTGCCGACATACAGTGCGCTGGCGATCCCGTCTCCGAATACACTCCGGGCCTGCAGCGGAGGTAAGAGCAAAGCCGAGGCGATTGCAGTGACGATGCCCACCGTGGCTGATGCCGGCAGCAGTCGGCGGGCGCGTGCACCGTAGAACCGACGGAGCCGCACGGTACCGACGGTGCTCACCTCACGAAAGAGCAATCTGGTGATCAGGAAGCCGGAGATGACGAAGAACACGTCCACGCCGACGTACCCACCGCCCACGCCGGGCACGTCCGCGTGAAACAGGACAACCGCTAACACCGCGACCGCGCGCAGGCCCTCGATGTCATCGCGGAACCCCGACTGTGCCGACCGCGGACTATGCACAGCCTCGATGGGCAATGCGCGATTGGTCTGGCTCACGGTCCTCCACCTCGAGATGCGTAGTTCGGAGAGGATTGTTGCATGGCCGCAGGGAGGATGTAGCAAACTTGCAGCAAGAGATGTGTCATGCGGATTGCCATCCCCAGCCTCCGAAGACAGGTTGAACCGAATACACGGGACGACCTCGCCGCTAATCAATGCTCTGCTTAAGAGCAGCTGCTCTGTGACGCGACGCAAGGCTGGCCAAGATAGTGGAGGCACCAGCGAGAGGCTGCACCTTGGACGCCACTCAGGCCGGCACAGCTACCCCAACGCGCCTCGCGCCGATCGCTAGTTGGCGGCGGCGCCCTGATTGACGGCTGCCTCGAAGCGCTTTTCCCAGCGGGAGTAGCTGCCAAGGTTGCCAAGGACGAAGGGCGAGAGTGCGATCAGCCACGTCGCCACGGAGTTGAGCACGTTGGCTGGGAAGCGCATTGGCCGCATAAGGTCGACGAAGAGCACCACCCGGAAGCCGTCGGTTCGGTTCCAAGCTTCGTGTTCGAAGGTGTCGTCGAAGATCATCACCCGACCTTCTTGCCAGTGACGGGTCTGCGACCCGACGCGGATGCCACACTGCTCGGCCGGCTCGGGAACGAGCAGCGCGAGATGGAGGCGAAGGACTCCCTTGTATGGGCCACGATGCGGCGGCAACTCCTTGCCTGGGGCGAGAATGGAGAAGAAAGCAGTCTTCATGCCCGGAATGTTCTTGAGGAGCCGGGCGGTTTCCGGACAGCGGCGGCAGTTCGGTGCGGCCTTTATTCCGTAGGCATAGAAGAAGAAGGTCTTCCAGCCATCGTCCTGGGAAAGAGCTTTCTGGTCCTTCGAAATGTCCTGGAAGTTCGGCATATCCGCTGCGTAGGGCAACAGTGCATCGAGTTCGGCTCGAACCTTGCGCCAATCGGCTTCGACGGCCCCGACCCACGGAAAGTCCTTGTTATCAAAGAACTCGTGGTCACCGAGCAGCGAGGCGCGAGTGTACAGCCGGTATAGCGCGCCGAAAACGGCCATGAACAGGCGTCCGAATGCGCGCGCCAGGAACCCACGCACCTCGTTCATGCTGCCCCCTTTGCCAGAGGTCGAAGTTATCATCCGTCGCGGCCGACGTGCAATGCGTCCATATTCTTTATACACACGGGCATCTTCTTCCCGGCGATGTATTCCCCTGCAATCCAGTGCGTTCGGGAAAGCGTTGCTGTCTCGGCGTTGGGTGGACGGCAAGCCCTCGTGCGTCGATCGAACCCATGGCGTGCACCGTCGGCTCAGTCATCGGACTCCTCCGGCGAACAGTTGCCCGGAACTCGGGCGGCACACCCCGCAATGCAGCGGTCGACCGTCGCCGACGGGCCCGAATGCCAAAGTATGCTGAGAAGGTTTGCGTCACAACATGATCGAAATCTGTGCGGGAC
The sequence above is drawn from the Mycobacterium gallinarum genome and encodes:
- a CDS encoding aspartyl/asparaginyl beta-hydroxylase domain-containing protein — its product is MNEVRGFLARAFGRLFMAVFGALYRLYTRASLLGDHEFFDNKDFPWVGAVEADWRKVRAELDALLPYAADMPNFQDISKDQKALSQDDGWKTFFFYAYGIKAAPNCRRCPETARLLKNIPGMKTAFFSILAPGKELPPHRGPYKGVLRLHLALLVPEPAEQCGIRVGSQTRHWQEGRVMIFDDTFEHEAWNRTDGFRVVLFVDLMRPMRFPANVLNSVATWLIALSPFVLGNLGSYSRWEKRFEAAVNQGAAAN
- a CDS encoding AMP-binding protein, with product MVETSLPDLLREHASLQPDEIAFTFVDYEQDWAGVPERVTWPQLYRRVRNVARELRGCAAPGDRAVILAPQGLDYILAFLGALQAGIVAVPLSVPLGGASDERVDSVLRDASPTAVLTTSAVVDHVVPHVTAQPLEPRPSIIEIDSLELDAPVRAEDPGDIQQTTAYLQYTSGSTRQPAGVMISYTNLQANFEQLMAGYFAHRDGIAPFDSTIVSWLPFYHDMGLVLGVCAPILGGYSAVLTSPVAFLQRPARWMQLLATNTHAFSAAPNFAFELAARKTSDEDMTGLDLGNVETILSGSERVHPATLQRFTERFARFNLHDWVVRPSYGLAESTVYAATSRAGQAPTIVDFETDKLAAGQAKRCTNGGGTPLISYPLTPSPTVRIVDPDTHTECPPATTGEIWVHGDNVALGYWHKPEETQRTFGATLINPSAGTPAGPWLRTGDLGFVTEGDLFIVGRIKDLLIVYGRNHSPDDIEATIQEISGGRVAAIAVPDNEIEQLVVIAEVKRRGDSGNEVMHKFDTLKREITSAISHTHDLAVADVVLVSPGSIPITTSGKIRRATCIDHYRTGQFTRQDA
- a CDS encoding acyltransferase family protein; translation: MSQTNRALPIEAVHSPRSAQSGFRDDIEGLRAVAVLAVVLFHADVPGVGGGYVGVDVFFVISGFLITRLLFREVSTVGTVRLRRFYGARARRLLPASATVGIVTAIASALLLPPLQARSVFGDGIASALYVGNYWFALHNVDYLAPIMPESPFQHYWSLGVEEQFYLVWPPMIIATAWLIRRRRRRKGTHAAPPKRPYVPFLIVLSLVAAGSFAMSLAITYVLPAVAFFSLPTRAWQLAVGGLVALTASQWGRLSATPAAIAGWGGLALVLLSCTLFSASTPFPGAAALMPVLGAALVIGAGCAAPSRGCGSFLAVSPMRAIGRVSYSWYLWHWPVLLFAPLLLGQPLGLAGRLAAAAVSAGLAVLTLHLIENPLRFAAPVRRSPAVSLALGGAATAAAALVCVVLLVWVPVPVGRGAPQAPLTITAAPPPTGGNVDTYNAAVQHSFAQVQSALAAATHQKAVPSNLDPPLSDAAAQLNAIFLNGCMRNALQSGQPECATGETASSTTVALVGDSNAAMWRPAFQQVAEQRAWRLVTMAKAVCPMLDLPFANPLFRLATRCEQWRAQIIDRLHAEHPRLVVLSVYRGYRAGNRFQPGFTSYSPAWLESLTRLVRQLRNTGADVLVLGPIPDPPSDVPICVSGHLDDAMACSEPRSAVVNPAGIAAESTATEAGGGQYVDLTQLFCTPDRCLVIVGNTLVYFDSNHVTSEYSRQLAPAIEAIADRALARR